CTGACACTTGTTGTTGACAACCGAACTTAAACTAAGGAGTGGTAAATGGTCGACTTCAAGAAAAAGCGCGTCGCCGGCCCCGCAGGAAAGCCAGTTGAACCAACAGAGATCTATGAACGCCTAGATAGGGCAAGCGACAAAGGGCCGCTTAGGGCCGCGCAGGAGCGAGTTCTACAGGATTGGCATCTCAATTTCAGAAGAAATAATGATGTAATACTCAAGCTCCACACGGGTCAAGGAAAGACTCTTGTAGGCTTATTAATGCTCCAATCAAAGATAAATGAGAGCGGCGGCCGAGCAATCTACCTTTGTCCAAATAATTTTCTCGCCAGACAGACCCTCATTCAGGCAAAGCAATTTGGAATAACGTGCACCGATGCGGACGATGACGGCAATCTACCGTCTTCATTTTTAGACGGTCGCGCAATACTAGTTGTAACTGTTCAGAAACTTTTCAATGGACTCACGAAGTTCAACTTGGGCGCACGCTCGACCGAAGTAGACTATATCGTTATAGATGACGCGCACGCTTGCATTGATTCAATCCGCTCGGCATGTCAAATAACTTTACCGCGTAAACATGAAGCTTACCAACATATTGTAAATTTATTTGAAGACGATCTCAGAAAGCAGGGGGTCGGATCTTACGAGGAAATCAGACAAGCAAACGATAGAGGGCCAAGCCCTATCTTGCCAGTTCCATATTGGGCGTGGCTCGATCGCGAGGAAGAAGTCACTCGAATCCTTGCGCGTGCAAACCAAACAAAAGAACTCAAATTTGTTTGGCCGATACTCCGAGATAAGATCAAGCTTTGCCAATGCGTAGTCTCTTCAGAACAAATTATAATAATTCCACATATCCCGCCGCTGGAAATGTTTGGGTCGTATGCTAATGCCAAGCATCGTATATTCATGTCTGCCACCGTCACCGATGACGCCTTCCTGATAAAAGGTCTAGGCTTGGATCGAAACGTCGTTACTGCACCCTTGAGAGATCCAAAGGAAACTTGGTCAGGTGAGCGAATGCTTTTGATCCCGTCCATAATTTCCACAGACCTCGACGAAGGATACGTCATGGCAAATTTTGGGAAGCCGGACGCTAAGCGACGCTACAATACAGTTGTACTGACACCAAGTTTTAATAGCTCAAAAGGTTGGGAAGCATCTGGTGCAGTTGTCGCAAGCACAAATACAATTGATCAACTAGTTGATGCCCTCCGAAACGGTATAATTCAGACGACGCTGACAGTTGCAAATCGGTACGACGGAATTGATCTACCAGATGAAGCGTGCCGCATATTGATACTCGACGGCAAACCTTATGGTGAAACGCTATGGGAAAGATATGTAGAGGAATGTCGCCCAGAGAGTCAAATCTCTGCTGCTAGGATAGCGCGAACGATCGAACAGGGCTTAGGCAGAGCCGTTCGCGGCGAGAAAGATTACTGTGTGGTGCTCATCACTGGCTCGGATCTCGTGAGGTCCATACGCTCAAGAGAAATTCAAGATCATCTATCCGATCAAACAAAGGCCCAAGTTCGCCTCGGGCTAGAAATTTCCGAGGAAGCACAGGCCGATGTTCAAAATGCAGGCACCTCGCATTCCGCATTGATGGCGTTAATACGCCAATGTTTAGAACGTAACGAAGATTGGAAGGAGTTCTACAAAGAAACAATGGACTCTCTTTCTCCCCAAGCTCTAATATCGGGCCTGCTCGACATATTCACGGCTGAGAGACTAGCCGAAGTCGATTTCTCGCTTGGAAGATATCAGCAAGCCATTGCACGCATCCAAGCAATTCTTGACAAATATCCCGACATGGCTTCTACCGAGCGAGGATGGTACCTGCAGGAGGCTGCGCGATACGAATATTTAGAAAGTCACGCGGGGGCACAAGCTAAGCAGGCTGGAGCACATCGACTCAATCGACTGCTTTTAAAGCCAGAGTCCATCCCAATTTTGAAGTTGTCAGCGATTGCCCAAAAAAGATCTATCAGCATAGTCAAGTGGGTTCAAAATTTTCAATCAAATGAGAACTTAAGGCTCGCCGTAGACGATATAACCAACTCACTAAAATTCGGGGTCCGCGCAGAGCAATTCGAAAGGGCATGGCATGAGCTGGGGGCCGCATTAGGATTCGCTTCTGAGCGACCCGACAAGGAGTGGAAGGAGGGGCCGGACAATCTTTGGGCACTCAAGGCTGGCAACTACTTGCTCGTTGAGTGCAAAAACGAAGTAGAACTGACTCGTGCGCATATAAACAAAGATGAGAGTGGTCAACTCAATAACGCATGCGCATGGTTTGATCGCGAGTATGTCGGATGTGAATCCACGAACGTACTAATCATACCTACAGTAAAACTTGGGCCAGGCGCTGGATTTAATAAAGACGTCCGCATAATGCGGAAACGTGACTTGAATAAATTTATTCACTCGGTTCGCACTTTTTATGACGACATATACAAATTCGACCGCAATGACTTAACAGAGGAGAAAGTTCACGAGCTTCTCACTCAACATAAACTCATCATGGAAGACTTCGTCGAAGAGTTCACATCGTCCGTGGCCATTTAATAAAATGTCGAGGCGATCTTTCAATCGCCTCGACATTTATTTATGTTCACCGGAATACCTGAAGCACTCGCGCGCGGAACAGCTACATATTCCTCCGATACTCCCCCCCCACCTCATACAACGCATGGCTAATCTGCCCCAACGAGTTGTACTTCACCGCCTCCATCAACTGCTCAAACACATTCTTCCGCTCCCTGGCCGTGTTCTGCAAGGTCCGCAAACTCTCCGGCGCCAACGCATTCCGTGAATCACCATACGTCTTCACGTTGCCAATCTGCGCCCCCTTCTCCTCGGGTGTCGAGCGGATCAACTCGATCTCGGTAGCAATCTCCCCGCCATGATCCTTCGGCAGGAAGGTATTCACGCCGATCAACGGCAGCGACCCATCATGCTTTTTCTGCTCGTAATACATCGATTCTTCCTGAATCTTGCCACGCTGATACATGGTGTCCATCGCGCCGAGCACCCCGCCGCGCTCGCTGATCGCCTCGAACTCCTTGTACACCGCTTCCTCGACCAGGTCGGTGAGGGTGTCGACCACATAGCTGCCCTGCCACGGGTTCTCGTTGAAGTTGAGGCCGAGTTCCTTGTTGATGATCATCTGGATCGCCACCGCGCGGCGCACGCTTTCTTCCGTCGGCGTGGTAATGGCTTCGTCGTAGGCGTTGGTGTGCAGGCTGTTGCAGTTGTCGAACAGCGCGTACAGCGCCTGCAGCGTGGTGCGGATGTCATTGAACTGGATTTCCTGCGCGTGCAGCGAGCGGCCGGAGGTCTGGATGTGGTACTTCATCATCTGGCTGCGGCTGCTGGCGCCATAGCGCTCGCGCATCGCACGGGCCCAGATGCGGCGGGCGACGCGGCCGATGACGGTGTATTCCGGGTCCATGCCGTTGGAGAAGAAGAACGACAGGTTCGGCGCGAAGTCGTCCACCTTCATGCCGCGCGCGAGGTAGTACTCGACGATGGTGAAGCCGTTGCTGAGGGTGAAGGCGAGCTGGCTGATCGGGTTGGCGCCGGCTTCGGCGATGTGATAACCGCTGATGCTCACCGAGTAGAAGTTGCGCACCTTGTGGTCGACGAAGTACTGCTGGATGTCGCCCATCATGCGCAGCGCGAACTCGGTGGAGAAGATGCAGGTGTTCTGCGCCTGGTCCTCCTTCAGGATGTCGGCCTGCACGGTGCCGCGCACGCTGGATAGCGTCTCGGCCTTGATCCGCGCGTAGGTCCCGGCATCCACCAACTGGTCGCCGGTGACGCCGAGCAGGCCCAGCCCCAGGCTATCGTTACCCTTGGGCAAGTCGCCGGAATACTGCGGACGGCCGTTCGGGTACATCGCGGCGATCTTCGTTTCCGCCGCGGCCCAGCGCGCGGGGTCTTCCCTGAGGTACTTCTCCACGTTCTGGTCGATCGCGGTGTTCATGAACATCGCCAGGATCATCGGCGCGGGGCCGTTGATGGTCATGGAGACGGACGTGCTTGGCGCGCTCAGGTCGAAGCCGGAGTACAGCTTCTTCATGTCGTCCAGCGTGGCGATGTTGACGCCGGAGTTGCCGATCTTGCCGTAGATGTCCGGGCGCGGCGCGGGGTCTTCGCCGTACAGGGTGACCGAGTCGAACGCGGTGGA
This genomic stretch from Rhodanobacter thiooxydans harbors:
- a CDS encoding DEAD/DEAH box helicase, producing MVDFKKKRVAGPAGKPVEPTEIYERLDRASDKGPLRAAQERVLQDWHLNFRRNNDVILKLHTGQGKTLVGLLMLQSKINESGGRAIYLCPNNFLARQTLIQAKQFGITCTDADDDGNLPSSFLDGRAILVVTVQKLFNGLTKFNLGARSTEVDYIVIDDAHACIDSIRSACQITLPRKHEAYQHIVNLFEDDLRKQGVGSYEEIRQANDRGPSPILPVPYWAWLDREEEVTRILARANQTKELKFVWPILRDKIKLCQCVVSSEQIIIIPHIPPLEMFGSYANAKHRIFMSATVTDDAFLIKGLGLDRNVVTAPLRDPKETWSGERMLLIPSIISTDLDEGYVMANFGKPDAKRRYNTVVLTPSFNSSKGWEASGAVVASTNTIDQLVDALRNGIIQTTLTVANRYDGIDLPDEACRILILDGKPYGETLWERYVEECRPESQISAARIARTIEQGLGRAVRGEKDYCVVLITGSDLVRSIRSREIQDHLSDQTKAQVRLGLEISEEAQADVQNAGTSHSALMALIRQCLERNEDWKEFYKETMDSLSPQALISGLLDIFTAERLAEVDFSLGRYQQAIARIQAILDKYPDMASTERGWYLQEAARYEYLESHAGAQAKQAGAHRLNRLLLKPESIPILKLSAIAQKRSISIVKWVQNFQSNENLRLAVDDITNSLKFGVRAEQFERAWHELGAALGFASERPDKEWKEGPDNLWALKAGNYLLVECKNEVELTRAHINKDESGQLNNACAWFDREYVGCESTNVLIIPTVKLGPGAGFNKDVRIMRKRDLNKFIHSVRTFYDDIYKFDRNDLTEEKVHELLTQHKLIMEDFVEEFTSSVAI